A stretch of the Corvus moneduloides isolate bCorMon1 chromosome 8, bCorMon1.pri, whole genome shotgun sequence genome encodes the following:
- the P4HA1 gene encoding prolyl 4-hydroxylase subunit alpha-1 isoform X4 encodes MAFKKVWCALALGFLLPFSCAHTDFFTSIGHMTDLINTEKDLVVSLKDYIKAEESKLEQIKKWAEKLDQLTDTATKDPEGFLGHPVNAFKLMKRLNTEWGELESLVLKDMSDGFISNMTIQRQFFPNDEDQTGAAKALLRLQDTYNLDTDTLSRGNLPGVKHKSFLTAEDCFELGKIAYTEADYYHTELWMEQALKQLDEGEVSSADKVYILDYLSYAVYQQGDLGKAMALTRRLLELDPEHQRANGNMKYFEYIMAKEKEANKSSTDSEDQQEKETEVKKKDYLPERRKYEMLCRGEGLKMTPRRQKRLFCRYYDGNRNPRYILGPVKQEDEWDKPRIVRFLDIISDEEIETVKELAKPRLRRATISNPITGALETAHYRISKSAWLSGYESPVVSRINTRIQDLTGLDVSTAEELQVANYGVGGQYEPHFDFARKDEPDAFKELGTGNRIATWLFYMSDVSAGGATVFPEVGASVWPKKGTAVFWYNLFPSGEGDYSTRHAACPVLVGNKWVSNKWLHERGQEFRRPCTLSELE; translated from the exons ATGGCGTTTAAGAAGGTTTGGTGTGCCCTAGCCCTGGgatttctgctgcctttctcttgTGCCCACACGGACTTCTTCACTTCCATTG gtcATATGACAGACTTaattaatacagaaaaagatCTGGTCGTGTCACTCAAAGATTACATCAAGGCAGAGGAAAGCAAGCTGGAGCAGATCAAAAA ATGGGCAGAGAAGTTGGATCAGCTGACAGACACTGCCACGAAAGACCCAGAGGGGTTTTTGGGCCACCCTGTGAATGCATTCAAGTTGATGAAACGGCTCAACACAGAGTGGGGCGAGCTGGAGAGCCTGGTCCTCAAGGACATGTCAGATG GCTTTATCTCCAACATGACAATCCAGAGGCAGTTCTTCCCGAATGATGAGGATCAGACTGGTGCAGCCAAGGCCCTTCTGCGGCTCCAGGACACCTACAACCTGGACACAGACACCCTCTCAAGAGGGAACCTGCCAG GTGTGAAGCACAAATCCTTTCTAACAGCTGAAGATTGCTTTGAGCTGGGGAAGATTGCCTACACGGAGGCTGACTACTACCACACGGAGCTGTGGATGGAGCAAGCCCTGAAGCAGCTGGATGAGGGAGAAGTGTCCTCTGCAGACAAAGTTTACATCCTGGACTACCTGAGCTACGCTGTGTACCAGCAGGGGGACCTGGGCAAGGCCATGGCCCTCACCAGGCGCCTCCTGGAGCTGG ATCCTGAACATCAAAGAGCAAACGGGAACATGAAATACTTTGAATACATCATGGCTAAAGAGAAAGAGGCAAATAAGTCCAGCACAGATTCAGAAGaccagcaggagaaggaaactGAGGTTAAGAAAAAGGATTACCTGCCCGAGAGAAGGAAGTACGAAATGCTGTGCCGTGGGGAGGGGCTCAAAATG ACTCCCCGGAGACAAAAGAGGCTCTTCTGCCGCTACTACGACGGGAACAGGAATCCCAGGTACATCCTGGGCCCTGTCAAGCAGGAGGACGAGTGGGACAAGCCTCGGATCGTTCGCTTCCTGGACATCATCTCGGACGAGGAGATCGAGACCGTGAAGGAGCTCGCCAAGCCCAGG CTGAGGCGAGCCACCATTTCAAACCCCATAACGGGAGCCTTGGAGACGGCACATTACAGAATTAGCAAAAG CGCGTGGCTGTCGGGGTACGAGAGCCCGGTGGTGTCCCGGATCAACACCAGGATCCAGGACCTGACAGGGCTGGatgtctccacagcagaggagctgcag gtGGCAAATTATGGAGTGGGAGGACAGTATGAGCCCCACTTTGACTTTGCACGG AAAGATGAGCCAGATGCTTTTAAGGAATTGGGAACAGGCAACAGAATTGCTACTTGGTTGTTTTAT ATGAGCGATGTGTCAGCAGGGGGAGCCACGGTCTTCCCTGAAGTGGGAGCCAGCGTTTGGCCAAAAAAG ggaaCAGCTGTCTTCTGGTACAACCTCTTCCCCAGTGGAGAAGGCGATTACAGCACGCGGCACGCGGCCTGCCCGGTGCTAGTGGGAAATAAATGGG TATCCAATAAATGGCTCCACGAGCGGGGACAGGAATTCCGACGGCCGTGCACGTTATCGGAGCTGGAATGA
- the P4HA1 gene encoding prolyl 4-hydroxylase subunit alpha-1 isoform X3: MAFKKVWCALALGFLLPFSCAHTDFFTSIGHMTDLINTEKDLVVSLKDYIKAEESKLEQIKKWAEKLDQLTDTATKDPEGFLGHPVNAFKLMKRLNTEWGELESLVLKDMSDGFISNMTIQRQFFPNDEDQTGAAKALLRLQDTYNLDTDTLSRGNLPGVKHKSFLTAEDCFELGKIAYTEADYYHTELWMEQALKQLDEGEVSSADKVYILDYLSYAVYQQGDLGKAMALTRRLLELDPEHQRANGNMKYFEYIMAKEKEANKSSTDSEDQQEKETEVKKKDYLPERRKYEMLCRGEGLKMTPRRQKRLFCRYYDGNRNPRYILGPVKQEDEWDKPRIVRFLDIISDEEIETVKELAKPRLSRATVHDPETGKLTTAHYRVSKSAWLSGYESPVVSRINTRIQDLTGLDVSTAEELQVANYGVGGQYEPHFDFARKDEPDAFKELGTGNRIATWLFYMSDVSAGGATVFPEVGASVWPKKGTAVFWYNLFPSGEGDYSTRHAACPVLVGNKWVSNKWLHERGQEFRRPCTLSELE; this comes from the exons ATGGCGTTTAAGAAGGTTTGGTGTGCCCTAGCCCTGGgatttctgctgcctttctcttgTGCCCACACGGACTTCTTCACTTCCATTG gtcATATGACAGACTTaattaatacagaaaaagatCTGGTCGTGTCACTCAAAGATTACATCAAGGCAGAGGAAAGCAAGCTGGAGCAGATCAAAAA ATGGGCAGAGAAGTTGGATCAGCTGACAGACACTGCCACGAAAGACCCAGAGGGGTTTTTGGGCCACCCTGTGAATGCATTCAAGTTGATGAAACGGCTCAACACAGAGTGGGGCGAGCTGGAGAGCCTGGTCCTCAAGGACATGTCAGATG GCTTTATCTCCAACATGACAATCCAGAGGCAGTTCTTCCCGAATGATGAGGATCAGACTGGTGCAGCCAAGGCCCTTCTGCGGCTCCAGGACACCTACAACCTGGACACAGACACCCTCTCAAGAGGGAACCTGCCAG GTGTGAAGCACAAATCCTTTCTAACAGCTGAAGATTGCTTTGAGCTGGGGAAGATTGCCTACACGGAGGCTGACTACTACCACACGGAGCTGTGGATGGAGCAAGCCCTGAAGCAGCTGGATGAGGGAGAAGTGTCCTCTGCAGACAAAGTTTACATCCTGGACTACCTGAGCTACGCTGTGTACCAGCAGGGGGACCTGGGCAAGGCCATGGCCCTCACCAGGCGCCTCCTGGAGCTGG ATCCTGAACATCAAAGAGCAAACGGGAACATGAAATACTTTGAATACATCATGGCTAAAGAGAAAGAGGCAAATAAGTCCAGCACAGATTCAGAAGaccagcaggagaaggaaactGAGGTTAAGAAAAAGGATTACCTGCCCGAGAGAAGGAAGTACGAAATGCTGTGCCGTGGGGAGGGGCTCAAAATG ACTCCCCGGAGACAAAAGAGGCTCTTCTGCCGCTACTACGACGGGAACAGGAATCCCAGGTACATCCTGGGCCCTGTCAAGCAGGAGGACGAGTGGGACAAGCCTCGGATCGTTCGCTTCCTGGACATCATCTCGGACGAGGAGATCGAGACCGTGAAGGAGCTCGCCAAGCCCAGG CTGAGCCGTGCTACTGTTCATGACCCTGAGACTGGGAAACTGACCACAGCACATTACAGAGTCTCTAAGAG CGCGTGGCTGTCGGGGTACGAGAGCCCGGTGGTGTCCCGGATCAACACCAGGATCCAGGACCTGACAGGGCTGGatgtctccacagcagaggagctgcag gtGGCAAATTATGGAGTGGGAGGACAGTATGAGCCCCACTTTGACTTTGCACGG AAAGATGAGCCAGATGCTTTTAAGGAATTGGGAACAGGCAACAGAATTGCTACTTGGTTGTTTTAT ATGAGCGATGTGTCAGCAGGGGGAGCCACGGTCTTCCCTGAAGTGGGAGCCAGCGTTTGGCCAAAAAAG ggaaCAGCTGTCTTCTGGTACAACCTCTTCCCCAGTGGAGAAGGCGATTACAGCACGCGGCACGCGGCCTGCCCGGTGCTAGTGGGAAATAAATGGG TATCCAATAAATGGCTCCACGAGCGGGGACAGGAATTCCGACGGCCGTGCACGTTATCGGAGCTGGAATGA
- the PLA2G12B gene encoding group XIIB secretory phospholipase A2-like protein isoform X1 has product MRLLLEAALLCLTLGLGQCTEEAAQDSTGHQDSQAESSYSDWGIETIRDGFETVNSYFDSFLELLGGKNGVCQYRCRYGKAPMPRPHYKPQEPNGCSSHFLGLKVPGSLDLGIPAMTKCCNQLDVCYDTCGANKYRCDAKFRWCLHSICSDLKRSLGFVSKVQACESMADTVFNAVWTLGCRPFMNSQRSACICSEEERDEL; this is encoded by the exons AtgcggctgctgctggaggcagcgCTTCTGTGCCTGACCCTGGGCTTGGGGCAGTGCACCGAGGAGGCAGCACAGGACAGCACCGGCCACCAGGACTCCCAGGCAGAGTCATCCTATTCCGACTGGGGCATCGAGACCATCCGGGACGGCTTTGAAACGGTGAACAGCTACTTCGACTCCTTCTTGGAActgcttgggggaaaaaatggagtCTGTCAGTACCGATGTCGATATG GGAAGGCTCCAATGCCACGGCCTCACTACAAGCCCCAAGAACCCAACGGCTGTAGCTCCCATTTCCTGGGGCTCAAGGTACCTGGAAGT ctAGACTTGGGCATCCCTGCCATGACCAAGTGCTGTAACCAGCTGGACGTTTGTTATGACACCTGTGGAGCCAACAAATACCGCTGCGACGCCAAGTTCCGCTGGTGCCTCCACTCCATCTGCTCCGACCTCAAGCGCAGCCTGGGCTTCGTCTCCAAGGTGCAAG CCTGCGAATCCATGGCAGACACGGTGTTCAATGCCGTCTGGACCCTGGGCTGCCGGCCCTTCATGAACAGCCAGAGGAGCGCCTGCATTTGCAGCGAGGAGGAGCGGGATGAACTGTGA
- the P4HA1 gene encoding prolyl 4-hydroxylase subunit alpha-1 isoform X2, whose product MAFKKVWCALALGFLLPFSCAHTDFFTSIGHMTDLINTEKDLVVSLKDYIKAEESKLEQIKKWAEKLDQLTDTATKDPEGFLGHPVNAFKLMKRLNTEWGELESLVLKDMSDGFISNMTIQRQFFPNDEDQTGAAKALLRLQDTYNLDTDTLSRGNLPGVKHKSFLTAEDCFELGKIAYTEADYYHTELWMEQALKQLDEGEVSSADKVYILDYLSYAVYQQGDLGKAMALTRRLLELDPEHQRANGNMKYFEYIMAKEKEANKSSTDSEDQQEKETEVKKKDYLPERRKYEMLCRGEGLKMTPRRQKRLFCRYYDGNRNPRYILGPVKQEDEWDKPRIVRFLDIISDEEIETVKELAKPRLRRATISNPITGALETAHYRISKSAWLSGYESPVVSRINTRIQDLTGLDVSTAEELQVANYGVGGQYEPHFDFGRKDEPDAFKELGTGNRIATWLFYMSDVSAGGATVFPEVGASVWPKKGTAVFWYNLFPSGEGDYSTRHAACPVLVGNKWVSNKWLHERGQEFRRPCTLSELE is encoded by the exons ATGGCGTTTAAGAAGGTTTGGTGTGCCCTAGCCCTGGgatttctgctgcctttctcttgTGCCCACACGGACTTCTTCACTTCCATTG gtcATATGACAGACTTaattaatacagaaaaagatCTGGTCGTGTCACTCAAAGATTACATCAAGGCAGAGGAAAGCAAGCTGGAGCAGATCAAAAA ATGGGCAGAGAAGTTGGATCAGCTGACAGACACTGCCACGAAAGACCCAGAGGGGTTTTTGGGCCACCCTGTGAATGCATTCAAGTTGATGAAACGGCTCAACACAGAGTGGGGCGAGCTGGAGAGCCTGGTCCTCAAGGACATGTCAGATG GCTTTATCTCCAACATGACAATCCAGAGGCAGTTCTTCCCGAATGATGAGGATCAGACTGGTGCAGCCAAGGCCCTTCTGCGGCTCCAGGACACCTACAACCTGGACACAGACACCCTCTCAAGAGGGAACCTGCCAG GTGTGAAGCACAAATCCTTTCTAACAGCTGAAGATTGCTTTGAGCTGGGGAAGATTGCCTACACGGAGGCTGACTACTACCACACGGAGCTGTGGATGGAGCAAGCCCTGAAGCAGCTGGATGAGGGAGAAGTGTCCTCTGCAGACAAAGTTTACATCCTGGACTACCTGAGCTACGCTGTGTACCAGCAGGGGGACCTGGGCAAGGCCATGGCCCTCACCAGGCGCCTCCTGGAGCTGG ATCCTGAACATCAAAGAGCAAACGGGAACATGAAATACTTTGAATACATCATGGCTAAAGAGAAAGAGGCAAATAAGTCCAGCACAGATTCAGAAGaccagcaggagaaggaaactGAGGTTAAGAAAAAGGATTACCTGCCCGAGAGAAGGAAGTACGAAATGCTGTGCCGTGGGGAGGGGCTCAAAATG ACTCCCCGGAGACAAAAGAGGCTCTTCTGCCGCTACTACGACGGGAACAGGAATCCCAGGTACATCCTGGGCCCTGTCAAGCAGGAGGACGAGTGGGACAAGCCTCGGATCGTTCGCTTCCTGGACATCATCTCGGACGAGGAGATCGAGACCGTGAAGGAGCTCGCCAAGCCCAGG CTGAGGCGAGCCACCATTTCAAACCCCATAACGGGAGCCTTGGAGACGGCACATTACAGAATTAGCAAAAG CGCGTGGCTGTCGGGGTACGAGAGCCCGGTGGTGTCCCGGATCAACACCAGGATCCAGGACCTGACAGGGCTGGatgtctccacagcagaggagctgcag GTAGCCAACTACGGCGTAGGAGGCCAGTATGAGCCTCATTTTGATTTTGGAAGG AAAGATGAGCCAGATGCTTTTAAGGAATTGGGAACAGGCAACAGAATTGCTACTTGGTTGTTTTAT ATGAGCGATGTGTCAGCAGGGGGAGCCACGGTCTTCCCTGAAGTGGGAGCCAGCGTTTGGCCAAAAAAG ggaaCAGCTGTCTTCTGGTACAACCTCTTCCCCAGTGGAGAAGGCGATTACAGCACGCGGCACGCGGCCTGCCCGGTGCTAGTGGGAAATAAATGGG TATCCAATAAATGGCTCCACGAGCGGGGACAGGAATTCCGACGGCCGTGCACGTTATCGGAGCTGGAATGA
- the P4HA1 gene encoding prolyl 4-hydroxylase subunit alpha-1 isoform X1, with amino-acid sequence MAFKKVWCALALGFLLPFSCAHTDFFTSIGHMTDLINTEKDLVVSLKDYIKAEESKLEQIKKWAEKLDQLTDTATKDPEGFLGHPVNAFKLMKRLNTEWGELESLVLKDMSDGFISNMTIQRQFFPNDEDQTGAAKALLRLQDTYNLDTDTLSRGNLPGVKHKSFLTAEDCFELGKIAYTEADYYHTELWMEQALKQLDEGEVSSADKVYILDYLSYAVYQQGDLGKAMALTRRLLELDPEHQRANGNMKYFEYIMAKEKEANKSSTDSEDQQEKETEVKKKDYLPERRKYEMLCRGEGLKMTPRRQKRLFCRYYDGNRNPRYILGPVKQEDEWDKPRIVRFLDIISDEEIETVKELAKPRLSRATVHDPETGKLTTAHYRVSKSAWLSGYESPVVSRINTRIQDLTGLDVSTAEELQVANYGVGGQYEPHFDFGRKDEPDAFKELGTGNRIATWLFYMSDVSAGGATVFPEVGASVWPKKGTAVFWYNLFPSGEGDYSTRHAACPVLVGNKWVSNKWLHERGQEFRRPCTLSELE; translated from the exons ATGGCGTTTAAGAAGGTTTGGTGTGCCCTAGCCCTGGgatttctgctgcctttctcttgTGCCCACACGGACTTCTTCACTTCCATTG gtcATATGACAGACTTaattaatacagaaaaagatCTGGTCGTGTCACTCAAAGATTACATCAAGGCAGAGGAAAGCAAGCTGGAGCAGATCAAAAA ATGGGCAGAGAAGTTGGATCAGCTGACAGACACTGCCACGAAAGACCCAGAGGGGTTTTTGGGCCACCCTGTGAATGCATTCAAGTTGATGAAACGGCTCAACACAGAGTGGGGCGAGCTGGAGAGCCTGGTCCTCAAGGACATGTCAGATG GCTTTATCTCCAACATGACAATCCAGAGGCAGTTCTTCCCGAATGATGAGGATCAGACTGGTGCAGCCAAGGCCCTTCTGCGGCTCCAGGACACCTACAACCTGGACACAGACACCCTCTCAAGAGGGAACCTGCCAG GTGTGAAGCACAAATCCTTTCTAACAGCTGAAGATTGCTTTGAGCTGGGGAAGATTGCCTACACGGAGGCTGACTACTACCACACGGAGCTGTGGATGGAGCAAGCCCTGAAGCAGCTGGATGAGGGAGAAGTGTCCTCTGCAGACAAAGTTTACATCCTGGACTACCTGAGCTACGCTGTGTACCAGCAGGGGGACCTGGGCAAGGCCATGGCCCTCACCAGGCGCCTCCTGGAGCTGG ATCCTGAACATCAAAGAGCAAACGGGAACATGAAATACTTTGAATACATCATGGCTAAAGAGAAAGAGGCAAATAAGTCCAGCACAGATTCAGAAGaccagcaggagaaggaaactGAGGTTAAGAAAAAGGATTACCTGCCCGAGAGAAGGAAGTACGAAATGCTGTGCCGTGGGGAGGGGCTCAAAATG ACTCCCCGGAGACAAAAGAGGCTCTTCTGCCGCTACTACGACGGGAACAGGAATCCCAGGTACATCCTGGGCCCTGTCAAGCAGGAGGACGAGTGGGACAAGCCTCGGATCGTTCGCTTCCTGGACATCATCTCGGACGAGGAGATCGAGACCGTGAAGGAGCTCGCCAAGCCCAGG CTGAGCCGTGCTACTGTTCATGACCCTGAGACTGGGAAACTGACCACAGCACATTACAGAGTCTCTAAGAG CGCGTGGCTGTCGGGGTACGAGAGCCCGGTGGTGTCCCGGATCAACACCAGGATCCAGGACCTGACAGGGCTGGatgtctccacagcagaggagctgcag GTAGCCAACTACGGCGTAGGAGGCCAGTATGAGCCTCATTTTGATTTTGGAAGG AAAGATGAGCCAGATGCTTTTAAGGAATTGGGAACAGGCAACAGAATTGCTACTTGGTTGTTTTAT ATGAGCGATGTGTCAGCAGGGGGAGCCACGGTCTTCCCTGAAGTGGGAGCCAGCGTTTGGCCAAAAAAG ggaaCAGCTGTCTTCTGGTACAACCTCTTCCCCAGTGGAGAAGGCGATTACAGCACGCGGCACGCGGCCTGCCCGGTGCTAGTGGGAAATAAATGGG TATCCAATAAATGGCTCCACGAGCGGGGACAGGAATTCCGACGGCCGTGCACGTTATCGGAGCTGGAATGA
- the PLA2G12B gene encoding group XIIB secretory phospholipase A2-like protein isoform X2, with protein sequence MRLLLEAALLCLTLGLGQCTEEAAQDSTGHQDSQAESSYSDWGIETIRDGFETVNSYFDSFLELLGGKNGVCQYRCRYGKAPMPRPHYKPQEPNGCSSHFLGLKLDLGIPAMTKCCNQLDVCYDTCGANKYRCDAKFRWCLHSICSDLKRSLGFVSKVQACESMADTVFNAVWTLGCRPFMNSQRSACICSEEERDEL encoded by the exons AtgcggctgctgctggaggcagcgCTTCTGTGCCTGACCCTGGGCTTGGGGCAGTGCACCGAGGAGGCAGCACAGGACAGCACCGGCCACCAGGACTCCCAGGCAGAGTCATCCTATTCCGACTGGGGCATCGAGACCATCCGGGACGGCTTTGAAACGGTGAACAGCTACTTCGACTCCTTCTTGGAActgcttgggggaaaaaatggagtCTGTCAGTACCGATGTCGATATG GGAAGGCTCCAATGCCACGGCCTCACTACAAGCCCCAAGAACCCAACGGCTGTAGCTCCCATTTCCTGGGGCTCAAG ctAGACTTGGGCATCCCTGCCATGACCAAGTGCTGTAACCAGCTGGACGTTTGTTATGACACCTGTGGAGCCAACAAATACCGCTGCGACGCCAAGTTCCGCTGGTGCCTCCACTCCATCTGCTCCGACCTCAAGCGCAGCCTGGGCTTCGTCTCCAAGGTGCAAG CCTGCGAATCCATGGCAGACACGGTGTTCAATGCCGTCTGGACCCTGGGCTGCCGGCCCTTCATGAACAGCCAGAGGAGCGCCTGCATTTGCAGCGAGGAGGAGCGGGATGAACTGTGA